In Bosea vestrisii, the following are encoded in one genomic region:
- a CDS encoding ABC transporter permease: protein MSLADTATLRTRVEETGLLWGLVGLVALLSLLPIGRLLIEGLAPGGQLSATALGKVLASQATWTATANSLVTAIAGTVLAVLIGGTVALLATLTDIRARNAFTFCFVLPLMIAPQVTALAWLQLFGPSSTLLKLIGMAPPLGSRNPLYSREGIILLLGLQYAPLVFLTLRAGLRALPKELIEAGLAAGASPLTVLRTVVLPLMTPPLVAGIALCFVSCLGNFGIPAFLGIPGNFLVLPTLIYQRLAGLGPGVLSEVAILSLLIGVIAMAGILLQDFMMRRRDFRITTTSSAARPFELGRWRTPVEVVLWTFAILVLALPFLGLLSTSLIPAFGVPLNATTATLGNYAYVLLEHAASKRAFINSFLMSAGAAILIVLICVPLGYFIVWKKSRVLRLLNLAAELPYAMPGVVLAIAAILLFLKPLPLFGVSLYNTVWIIIFAYLARFLVLGLRPIVSGYLQIDRTLEEAAQVAGAGLPRRLVTIIFPLIAPAAVAGALLIFLTAFNELTVSALLWSSGAETLGVVVFSFEQGGDSTYASALAAITVLVTVGLMLSTTLFAQRLPQGVLPWRD from the coding sequence ATGTCTCTCGCCGATACCGCGACGCTGCGCACGCGCGTCGAGGAGACGGGCCTCCTCTGGGGGCTCGTCGGCCTCGTCGCGCTGCTCTCGCTGCTGCCGATAGGGCGGCTGCTCATCGAAGGGCTGGCGCCTGGCGGCCAGCTTTCGGCGACGGCGCTCGGCAAGGTGCTCGCCAGCCAGGCGACCTGGACTGCGACCGCCAACAGCCTGGTCACCGCGATCGCCGGCACGGTGCTTGCCGTGCTGATCGGCGGCACCGTCGCGCTGCTGGCGACGCTGACCGACATCCGCGCCCGCAACGCCTTCACCTTCTGCTTTGTCCTGCCATTGATGATCGCGCCGCAGGTCACCGCATTGGCCTGGCTGCAGCTTTTCGGGCCGTCGAGCACGCTGCTCAAGCTGATCGGCATGGCGCCGCCGCTCGGCAGCCGCAATCCGCTCTACTCGCGCGAAGGCATCATCCTGCTGCTTGGCCTGCAATACGCGCCATTGGTCTTCCTGACGCTGCGGGCCGGCCTGCGCGCGCTGCCCAAGGAGCTGATCGAGGCCGGCCTCGCCGCCGGCGCCAGCCCGTTGACCGTGCTGCGCACCGTCGTGTTGCCATTGATGACCCCGCCGCTCGTCGCCGGCATCGCGCTCTGCTTCGTCTCATGCCTCGGCAATTTCGGCATCCCGGCCTTCCTCGGCATCCCCGGCAACTTCCTCGTGCTGCCGACGCTGATCTACCAGCGTCTCGCCGGCCTCGGCCCGGGCGTGCTGTCCGAGGTCGCCATCCTGTCGCTGTTGATCGGCGTCATCGCGATGGCCGGCATCCTGCTGCAGGACTTCATGATGCGCCGCCGGGATTTCCGCATCACCACGACCTCCAGCGCTGCCCGTCCGTTCGAACTCGGCCGCTGGCGGACGCCGGTCGAGGTCGTACTCTGGACCTTCGCCATCCTCGTGCTGGCGCTGCCTTTCCTCGGCCTGCTATCGACCTCGCTGATCCCGGCTTTCGGCGTGCCACTGAACGCGACTACGGCGACGCTGGGCAACTATGCCTATGTGCTGCTGGAACATGCGGCGTCGAAGCGTGCCTTCATCAACAGCTTCCTGATGTCGGCCGGCGCTGCGATCCTGATCGTGCTGATCTGCGTCCCGCTCGGCTACTTCATCGTCTGGAAGAAATCGCGGGTCCTGCGCCTGCTCAACCTGGCGGCGGAGCTACCCTACGCCATGCCGGGCGTGGTGCTCGCCATCGCGGCGATCCTGCTCTTCCTCAAGCCGCTGCCGCTGTTCGGCGTCTCGCTCTACAACACGGTCTGGATCATCATCTTCGCCTATCTCGCGCGCTTCCTCGTGCTGGGACTGCGCCCCATCGTCAGCGGCTATCTCCAGATCGACCGGACGCTGGAAGAGGCCGCGCAGGTCGCCGGCGCCGGCCTGCCGCGCCGTCTCGTCACCATCATCTTCCCGCTGATCGCCCCCGCGGCCGTGGCGGGCGCGCTGCTGATCTTCCTGACCGCCTTCAACGAGCTGACGGTCTCGGCGCTGCTCTGGTCGTCCGGGGCCGAAACGCTCGGCGTCGTCGTCTTCTCCTTCGAGCAGGGCGGCGATTCCACCTACGCCTCGGCGCTGGCCGCGATCACCGTGCTCGTCACCGTCGGGCTGATGCTCTCGACCACCCTCTTCGCCCAGAGATTGCCCCAGGGAGTCCTGCCGTGGCGCGACTGA
- a CDS encoding ABC transporter substrate-binding protein has product MTQTRRAFMMAAAFGALLTAAPAFAQAPSGKLVLYTSQPEKDAAQTTAAFKKAYPSVEIEIFRSGTTEVMGKLAAEISAGQPGADVLLIADAASMEILKAQKQLLAYPGAKTEGLQPGSFDADKTYFGSKLITTGIAYNTGAKEKPSSWADLDKPGYKGQISMPSPLYSGAAAIMLSTMTARPDLGWKLFEGLKANEAVAVRGNGAVLRSVATGEKAYGVLVDFMAYNAKKQGSPIDFVFPKEGAPAVTEPVAIVKSTKNEAAAKAFVDFILSDDGQKLALAMGYIPAKPSVGSPAWLPEGTKINVMPSDIAAVVKATEADKARFATMFGN; this is encoded by the coding sequence ATGACCCAGACGAGACGCGCATTCATGATGGCAGCAGCCTTCGGCGCGCTGCTAACTGCCGCCCCGGCCTTCGCGCAGGCGCCTTCGGGCAAGCTCGTGCTCTACACCTCGCAGCCGGAGAAGGACGCGGCCCAGACCACCGCCGCCTTCAAGAAGGCCTATCCCAGCGTCGAGATCGAGATCTTCCGCTCCGGCACGACCGAGGTGATGGGCAAGCTCGCCGCCGAAATCTCGGCCGGCCAACCCGGCGCCGACGTGCTGCTGATCGCCGATGCCGCGAGCATGGAAATCCTGAAGGCGCAAAAGCAGCTTCTCGCCTATCCCGGCGCCAAGACCGAGGGCCTGCAGCCCGGCTCCTTCGATGCAGACAAGACCTATTTCGGCTCGAAGCTGATCACCACCGGCATCGCCTACAACACCGGTGCCAAGGAAAAGCCGAGCTCCTGGGCCGATCTCGACAAGCCCGGCTACAAGGGCCAGATCTCGATGCCGAGCCCGCTCTATTCCGGCGCCGCTGCGATCATGCTCTCGACCATGACGGCGCGGCCCGATCTCGGCTGGAAGCTGTTCGAGGGGCTGAAAGCCAACGAGGCCGTGGCCGTGCGTGGCAACGGTGCCGTGCTGCGTTCGGTCGCCACCGGCGAGAAGGCCTATGGCGTGCTCGTCGACTTCATGGCCTACAACGCCAAGAAGCAGGGTTCTCCGATCGACTTCGTCTTCCCGAAGGAGGGCGCGCCGGCTGTGACCGAGCCCGTCGCCATCGTGAAGTCGACCAAGAACGAGGCCGCCGCCAAGGCTTTCGTCGACTTCATCCTCTCCGATGACGGCCAGAAACTTGCTCTGGCGATGGGCTACATCCCCGCAAAGCCCAGCGTCGGCTCGCCGGCCTGGTTGCCGGAGGGCACCAAGATCAACGTCATGCCGTCCGATATCGCGGCCGTGGTCAAGGCGACGGAAGCGGACAAGGCCCGTTTCGCCACCATGTTCGGCAACTGA